In Methermicoccus shengliensis DSM 18856, a single genomic region encodes these proteins:
- a CDS encoding beta-ribofuranosylaminobenzene 5'-phosphate synthase: protein MMITVRSCSRVHLSLLDLNGSLGRVDGGVGIALQEPYIEVVAEPSEGLDICIAVEMDDTERAVFENRMRLVAQSVGLGNATLTLTSAYPQHVGLGCGTQLALCTAAALCTLHGTCPPARRIAQMVGRGGTSGIGVAAFEHGGFIVDAGHLLSQKGAFAPSAASRAPPPPILARYDFPDWDIVLAIPNLKGASDAKEVDIFAKYCPIDELEVARACRLVLMKMMPAVLEDDLVAFGEALNMLQGVGFKRIEVGLQAERVREIMDVMLDSGAAGAGMSSFGPTIVGVCEHGKRVKRGVERALSEDGGRVVLTRAKNSGASITES from the coding sequence ATGATGATTACCGTTCGCTCGTGCTCGAGGGTGCATCTGAGCCTGCTCGACCTCAATGGCTCGCTTGGCAGGGTGGATGGGGGCGTGGGCATTGCCCTGCAGGAGCCCTATATCGAGGTGGTGGCAGAGCCCTCGGAAGGGCTCGACATATGCATCGCCGTCGAGATGGATGACACAGAGAGGGCTGTTTTTGAAAACAGGATGAGGCTTGTGGCACAGTCCGTTGGGCTGGGAAATGCAACGCTCACGCTGACCTCTGCTTATCCCCAGCACGTAGGGCTTGGATGCGGCACCCAGCTTGCGCTGTGCACAGCCGCTGCCCTGTGCACGCTGCATGGCACATGCCCCCCTGCACGAAGAATTGCACAGATGGTGGGGAGGGGGGGCACGTCGGGGATAGGGGTTGCCGCCTTCGAGCACGGGGGCTTCATCGTGGATGCTGGGCATCTGCTCTCCCAGAAGGGGGCGTTTGCTCCCTCTGCCGCAAGTCGAGCACCCCCTCCGCCCATACTCGCCAGATATGACTTCCCAGACTGGGACATCGTGCTCGCGATTCCGAATCTTAAGGGTGCCTCGGATGCGAAGGAGGTAGACATCTTTGCAAAGTACTGCCCCATCGATGAGCTGGAGGTTGCGAGGGCATGCAGGCTCGTGCTCATGAAGATGATGCCCGCAGTGCTCGAAGATGACTTAGTGGCATTTGGCGAGGCGCTGAACATGCTGCAGGGTGTGGGCTTCAAGCGCATCGAGGTGGGCCTTCAGGCGGAGCGCGTGAGAGAGATTATGGATGTCATGCTGGACAGTGGCGCAGCTGGTGCTGGAATGAGCTCTTTTGGACCCACAATAGTGGGAGTGTGCGAGCATGGTAAAAGGGTGAAGAGAGGGGTGGAGCGCGCCCTCTCCGAGGATGGAGGGAGGGTGGTGCTCACCCGAGCAAAAAACAGTGGGGCGAGCATCACCGAGAGTTAG
- a CDS encoding chorismate--pyruvate lyase family protein — MDETLRLIHDMHIPLSLRICLATDGSLTHLLEVLFGKEVGVQAVEQEVVSADETIAQLLSVPEGSAINRRRVVLSAEGQPLVWALSLSALERMPPSLRRDIGRAEKPIGKILREHGIESRRELLRVERTSEMASELGCEAVVREYYIIHAGEPMMWIREVFPIDGRWEGLE; from the coding sequence ATGGACGAGACGCTAAGGCTGATTCACGACATGCACATTCCCCTCTCCTTACGGATATGCCTTGCCACCGATGGCTCGCTCACACATCTTCTCGAGGTGCTCTTCGGAAAGGAGGTGGGAGTGCAGGCAGTAGAGCAGGAGGTGGTGAGCGCAGACGAGACCATTGCCCAGCTGCTCTCTGTGCCAGAGGGCTCTGCCATCAACAGGCGAAGGGTGGTCCTGAGCGCAGAGGGGCAACCACTCGTGTGGGCACTTTCCCTTTCGGCACTGGAGAGGATGCCCCCCTCACTCAGGAGGGACATAGGCAGGGCAGAAAAGCCCATCGGCAAGATACTCAGGGAGCACGGCATCGAGAGCAGGCGTGAGCTTCTGAGGGTGGAGAGAACCAGCGAGATGGCAAGCGAGCTTGGATGTGAGGCTGTGGTCAGGGAATACTACATCATCCATGCTGGAGAGCCCATGATGTGGATAAGAGAGGTGTTCCCCATAGATGGGCGCTGGGAGGGGTTGGAATGA